The Fulvivirga ligni genome window below encodes:
- the lgt gene encoding prolipoprotein diacylglyceryl transferase, which yields MAYITWAPDKEIIDLGFYALRWYSLLFALGFVLSFYLLRKQFKKAELDESYLEKLTMYLVLATVIGARLAHCLFYDFDYYSQHILEIFLPVKFDPFRFVGFQGLASHGGILGVFIATVLFCRKYKVKPLWLLDRLSVVGALAGCCIRLGNLMNSEIVGSPSDVPWAFIFKEVDNVPRHPGQLYEALAYLSIFAILSIVLKKSNRHNGFIFGLFFTLLFIARFLIEFVKADQSAFEAGWLFNMGQLLSIPFIIFGIVMMYLKRGKRDPEENAAKTE from the coding sequence ATGGCTTACATTACTTGGGCTCCTGACAAAGAAATTATTGACCTGGGCTTCTATGCCTTAAGATGGTATTCTTTATTATTCGCATTAGGCTTTGTACTGAGCTTCTACTTACTAAGAAAGCAATTTAAAAAAGCAGAACTAGATGAATCTTATCTTGAAAAGCTGACCATGTATTTGGTGCTGGCTACTGTTATTGGTGCCAGACTAGCTCACTGTTTATTTTATGACTTTGATTATTACTCACAGCATATACTAGAAATATTCTTACCAGTGAAGTTCGATCCCTTCAGATTCGTTGGCTTCCAGGGATTAGCCAGTCATGGTGGAATTTTAGGTGTATTCATAGCTACTGTATTATTCTGCAGAAAATACAAGGTGAAACCACTTTGGCTACTAGACAGATTAAGTGTAGTAGGTGCACTGGCTGGTTGCTGTATCAGACTGGGTAATTTAATGAACTCAGAAATAGTGGGAAGTCCGTCTGATGTGCCTTGGGCTTTTATTTTCAAGGAAGTAGACAATGTACCCAGACACCCTGGGCAGCTTTATGAAGCATTAGCCTACCTCAGTATATTCGCTATTTTAAGCATAGTACTTAAGAAAAGTAATAGACATAACGGATTCATATTTGGTCTATTCTTTACACTGCTTTTCATAGCACGTTTCCTGATAGAATTTGTAAAAGCCGATCAATCTGCTTTTGAAGCGGGCTGGCTATTTAACATGGGGCAACTATTAAGTATTCCTTTTATTATATTTGGTATAGTAATGATGTACCTTAAAAGAGGAAAACGAGACCCCGAAGAAAATGCCGCCAAAACCGAATAA
- a CDS encoding ABC-F family ATP-binding cassette domain-containing protein, giving the protein MLSVQNVSLQFGKRVLFDEVNMKFTEGNCYGVIGANGAGKSTFLKILAGDVDPNSGSVSMEPGKRMAVLRQNHFEFDEFSVLNTVMKGHSQLWKIIEEKDAIYAKPDFDEKDGIRASELEAEFAEMDGWNAESDAAALLSGLGITEDIHYSLMKDLSGTQKVRVLLAQALFGNPDVLILDEPTNDLDIHTISWLEDFLLDFKNTVIVVSHDRHFLDTVCTHIVDIDFSKISTFTGNYSFWYQSSQLALSQRSAANKKAEEKKKELQEFIARFSANASKSKQATSRRKLLDKINVEDIKPSSRRYPAIIFTQNREAGDQILQVEGLTKSVEGKTLFKDVDFFVNKGDKIAIISKDSMATTALFKILAGESQADAGEFKFGQTITTAYLPNENEEFFKNDLNLVDWLRQYSEKEKDEVYIRGFLGKMLFSGQEVLKKSTVLSGGEKVRCMLSKAMLTGANFLILDEPTNHLDLESIQALNNGLADFPGTVIFTSHDHEFTQTIANRVIEITPNGFLDKLMTFDDYIEDDYITEQRDALYAG; this is encoded by the coding sequence ATGCTTTCAGTACAGAATGTCTCCCTGCAGTTTGGAAAACGCGTATTATTCGATGAGGTAAACATGAAGTTTACCGAGGGTAATTGCTATGGTGTAATTGGTGCCAACGGTGCAGGTAAGTCTACTTTCTTAAAAATTTTAGCGGGTGATGTAGATCCTAATTCAGGTTCAGTTTCAATGGAGCCGGGAAAAAGGATGGCAGTATTAAGACAGAACCACTTTGAATTTGATGAGTTCTCTGTTTTAAATACAGTGATGAAGGGCCACAGCCAGTTGTGGAAGATCATAGAGGAGAAGGATGCTATTTATGCTAAGCCAGATTTTGATGAGAAGGATGGAATAAGAGCTTCAGAGCTGGAAGCAGAGTTTGCTGAAATGGATGGCTGGAATGCTGAGTCTGATGCAGCGGCCTTATTGAGCGGCTTGGGAATAACTGAAGATATTCATTATTCTCTTATGAAGGATCTTAGTGGTACACAGAAAGTAAGAGTACTATTGGCGCAAGCTTTATTCGGTAACCCTGATGTACTTATCCTGGATGAGCCTACCAACGACCTGGATATCCATACGATCTCCTGGTTGGAAGACTTCCTATTAGATTTTAAAAATACAGTGATTGTAGTGTCTCACGACCGTCACTTTTTAGATACTGTGTGTACGCACATTGTGGATATTGACTTTAGTAAGATCAGCACCTTCACCGGTAACTACTCTTTCTGGTATCAGTCTAGCCAACTGGCTCTAAGTCAGCGATCTGCAGCTAACAAAAAGGCTGAAGAGAAGAAAAAGGAACTACAAGAGTTCATAGCCAGGTTTAGTGCTAACGCATCAAAATCTAAGCAGGCTACTAGTAGAAGAAAGTTGTTGGATAAGATCAATGTGGAAGATATTAAGCCTTCTTCAAGAAGATACCCTGCCATTATTTTTACACAAAATAGAGAAGCAGGAGATCAGATTTTACAGGTGGAAGGTTTAACCAAGTCTGTAGAAGGTAAAACCTTGTTTAAGGATGTTGATTTCTTCGTGAACAAAGGTGATAAAATAGCCATCATCAGTAAAGACAGTATGGCGACAACTGCTTTGTTCAAGATATTAGCAGGTGAAAGTCAGGCAGATGCAGGTGAATTTAAATTTGGACAGACTATAACTACTGCTTATTTACCAAACGAAAACGAAGAGTTCTTTAAAAATGACCTTAACCTGGTAGACTGGTTGAGACAATACTCTGAGAAGGAAAAAGACGAAGTTTATATCCGTGGATTCCTGGGTAAGATGTTGTTCTCTGGACAGGAAGTGTTGAAGAAGAGTACCGTGCTTTCCGGAGGAGAGAAAGTAAGATGTATGCTTTCAAAAGCTATGCTTACTGGCGCTAACTTCCTAATCCTGGATGAGCCTACGAACCACCTTGACCTGGAATCTATTCAGGCCTTAAACAACGGTCTGGCTGACTTCCCTGGAACAGTGATCTTCACATCTCATGACCACGAGTTTACTCAAACTATAGCTAATCGAGTAATAGAAATTACGCCTAACGGCTTCTTAGATAAGCTCATGACCTTTGATGATTATATCGAAGATGATTACATCACAGAGCAAAGAGATGCTTTGTATGCAGGATAA
- a CDS encoding glycosyl hydrolase family 28-related protein — protein sequence MSLRKGIAFLLLLAPFLTSAQSKTGASISWSTVEAESMLTNGQILGPTYGPYQVETESSGQRCVKIKGKQYLEFKAPFKANSLITRYSLPDATVGGGTTAVLIISKNGDLVKEISITSKYAHLYGKYPFTNDPKGEAHRNFYDEVRVKDLEIEKGDVIRFQLKKDKNSTADHCIIDLVDIENITPELSKPEQAIALTDTAIIGKTIPKDYSAALKKCISIATETGQPIWIPTGTYQLSEDIIIPDNIIIKGAGIWHSIFVGSESFYTDATKRVRLKGNGSNIHLSDFSIIGKLNYRNDNEPNDGIVGSFGSGSSISNIWIEHTKVGIWVENSSDLIVEGCRFRNTIADGINFCVGITYSTIKNCSARGTGDDCFAIWPAAFMEQNYAPGHNLITNCTGELPFLANGVAVYGAQSNSVQNCFFKDISPGSAILISTTFPTSDSSRNIDNNFTGITKVTNCSITTSGGFDHTWDWRGAIEICLDKKDIDGLWMENIQITNSLSNAINIRANTDDRINSALTKATLKNITIANVGLGEQASHELWISPAARGELTIDTEKKMQVKNEGDRFEVK from the coding sequence ATGTCTTTACGTAAAGGCATTGCTTTTTTACTTCTCCTTGCTCCATTCTTAACTTCCGCTCAGAGCAAAACCGGAGCATCCATATCCTGGTCTACTGTAGAAGCCGAATCTATGCTTACCAATGGCCAAATCTTAGGCCCTACTTATGGACCATATCAGGTAGAGACCGAATCTTCAGGCCAGCGATGCGTGAAAATCAAAGGCAAACAATACCTGGAATTTAAAGCTCCCTTCAAGGCTAATAGCCTGATAACCAGATACAGCTTACCCGATGCCACAGTGGGCGGAGGAACTACAGCCGTGCTTATTATCTCTAAAAATGGAGACCTGGTAAAAGAGATTAGTATAACCTCTAAGTATGCTCATTTGTATGGCAAGTACCCTTTCACCAATGATCCCAAAGGTGAAGCGCATCGAAACTTTTATGATGAAGTGAGAGTAAAAGACCTGGAGATTGAGAAAGGAGATGTCATTAGATTCCAGCTGAAAAAAGATAAGAACAGCACTGCCGATCATTGTATTATCGACCTGGTTGACATTGAAAATATAACCCCAGAACTAAGCAAACCCGAACAGGCCATTGCCCTTACTGATACCGCTATAATCGGCAAGACCATTCCAAAAGATTATTCAGCAGCACTTAAGAAATGTATTTCTATAGCGACGGAGACCGGGCAACCTATTTGGATACCTACCGGCACCTACCAGCTGTCAGAAGACATCATTATTCCCGATAATATTATCATTAAAGGAGCTGGAATCTGGCATAGCATCTTTGTGGGAAGTGAATCTTTCTATACTGATGCCACCAAAAGAGTTCGTCTGAAAGGAAACGGAAGCAACATACACCTGTCTGACTTTTCTATTATCGGCAAACTCAACTACCGTAATGACAATGAACCCAATGATGGCATAGTAGGCTCATTCGGCTCAGGATCAAGCATTTCTAATATATGGATAGAGCACACCAAAGTCGGCATTTGGGTTGAGAACTCGAGCGACTTAATAGTCGAGGGCTGTAGGTTTAGAAATACTATAGCCGATGGAATTAATTTCTGTGTGGGCATAACCTACTCCACCATAAAAAACTGTTCGGCACGAGGCACTGGTGATGATTGCTTTGCCATTTGGCCAGCCGCCTTTATGGAGCAAAACTATGCCCCAGGGCATAATCTGATCACCAACTGCACTGGCGAGCTTCCTTTTCTGGCCAATGGAGTTGCCGTTTATGGCGCACAAAGTAACAGCGTACAAAACTGCTTTTTCAAAGACATATCACCCGGATCAGCCATTTTGATCAGCACCACCTTCCCCACCTCAGATAGTAGCAGGAATATTGATAATAACTTCACCGGCATCACCAAAGTCACCAACTGCAGTATAACCACCAGCGGCGGCTTTGACCACACCTGGGACTGGCGTGGGGCTATTGAAATATGCCTGGATAAAAAGGATATTGATGGGCTGTGGATGGAGAATATTCAAATAACGAATAGCCTGAGCAATGCCATCAATATAAGAGCTAATACTGACGACAGGATTAATTCGGCACTTACAAAAGCCACTCTTAAGAATATTACCATTGCCAATGTAGGACTTGGCGAGCAAGCCTCTCATGAGCTATGGATATCACCAGCTGCGAGAGGTGAATTAACCATAGATACAGAGAAAAAGATGCAGGTTAAGAATGAGGGTGATAGGTTTGAGGTAAAATGA
- a CDS encoding M1 family metallopeptidase, giving the protein MIDKQIIYTTLFLLLSSSKIFAQTEKVDVSNYQLSLEPNITNQSIQGNVIIEFSSQDPKQVSFDCGQLTIDSVKGETVNSFIQNEAELSIAFNKSSSRNSLQIFYHGTPTRGAQFSSELEQAYTVFSTEEWMPCNSNPDDKATIEMELIIPNHLDIVASGMLMNSTDAENNKTKYFWKQTSPTPAYTYGFAIGSFNKAADSINGNIFNYYSADYNSDTLASIFKHTPAMLKFFEEISGVPYFQTDYSQVLMGSHYQEMSGFSVLKKNYGNLILKDSTEINLISHELAHQWWGNAITCESWSHFWLNEAFATFMSAAYNERQFGRDKYLENINAYYDVYQKVKSKGADKPLVFKDWIHPTGDDRNLVYFKGAYVLHLLREELGDDAFWAAIKSYSQQYYGKSVNTELFQQSIEKSSQRDLSEFFKQWIY; this is encoded by the coding sequence ATGATCGACAAACAAATTATATACACTACCCTATTCTTACTATTATCATCTTCTAAAATCTTTGCTCAGACTGAAAAAGTGGACGTTAGTAATTATCAATTAAGTCTGGAACCCAACATCACCAATCAATCGATTCAGGGGAATGTGATTATTGAATTTTCATCTCAGGATCCAAAGCAGGTTAGTTTTGACTGCGGTCAACTAACCATTGATAGTGTTAAAGGTGAAACGGTGAACAGCTTCATTCAGAATGAAGCGGAACTCAGTATAGCGTTTAATAAAAGTTCTTCAAGGAATAGTTTACAAATATTCTATCATGGAACACCAACAAGAGGAGCACAGTTTTCATCTGAATTAGAGCAGGCCTACACTGTTTTCAGCACTGAAGAATGGATGCCTTGCAATAGTAATCCTGATGACAAGGCCACCATTGAGATGGAGTTAATTATTCCTAATCACTTAGATATAGTGGCCAGCGGCATGCTTATGAATAGTACAGATGCTGAGAACAATAAAACCAAATACTTCTGGAAACAGACCAGCCCTACTCCAGCATATACTTATGGTTTTGCCATTGGCTCTTTTAACAAGGCCGCTGACAGTATTAACGGAAACATATTCAACTATTATTCAGCTGATTACAATTCAGATACACTAGCCAGCATCTTCAAACACACGCCAGCTATGCTGAAGTTTTTCGAGGAAATTTCAGGAGTTCCCTACTTTCAAACTGACTATTCGCAGGTGCTTATGGGCAGCCATTATCAGGAGATGTCAGGCTTTTCCGTACTGAAGAAAAACTATGGCAACTTAATATTAAAAGACAGCACTGAGATCAATTTGATATCCCATGAACTGGCGCATCAATGGTGGGGAAATGCCATTACCTGTGAAAGCTGGAGCCACTTCTGGCTCAATGAGGCCTTTGCCACTTTTATGTCAGCCGCTTATAATGAGCGCCAGTTTGGAAGAGATAAGTATCTGGAAAATATTAATGCCTATTATGATGTTTACCAAAAAGTAAAAAGCAAAGGAGCAGATAAGCCACTGGTTTTCAAAGACTGGATCCACCCCACGGGCGATGATCGCAACCTGGTTTACTTTAAGGGCGCCTATGTATTGCATTTACTAAGAGAGGAATTGGGAGATGATGCCTTTTGGGCCGCCATTAAAAGTTACAGTCAGCAATACTATGGAAAATCTGTGAACACAGAGCTCTTTCAACAATCAATAGAAAAATCATCGCAGAGAGATTTGAGTGAGTTTTTCAAGCAGTGGATTTATTAA
- a CDS encoding DUF1569 domain-containing protein, which produces MKTSMISTGQSISGTSFNEQLLNENQNTMALPNIFSKEVSENVIHRINQLTPSSQPKWGKMSVSEMLAHCNAVYEMVYEDKHPKPNFFMGFILKSFVKKIVTNETPYKKNSQTAPALKITDTREFETEKTRIINYITRTQELGAHNFDNKESHSFGPLIVNEWNNMFYKHLDHHLTQFGV; this is translated from the coding sequence ATGAAAACATCTATGATCAGCACGGGACAATCAATTTCAGGAACCTCCTTTAATGAGCAATTATTGAACGAAAATCAAAATACCATGGCCTTACCTAACATCTTCAGCAAAGAAGTTTCAGAAAATGTGATCCATAGGATCAACCAGCTGACTCCGAGCTCACAGCCCAAGTGGGGTAAAATGAGTGTTTCAGAAATGCTTGCCCACTGCAATGCAGTTTACGAGATGGTGTATGAAGACAAGCATCCTAAGCCTAATTTCTTTATGGGGTTTATTTTGAAATCATTTGTGAAGAAGATTGTAACTAACGAAACCCCTTATAAAAAGAACTCTCAGACCGCCCCAGCTCTCAAAATCACTGATACCAGAGAGTTTGAAACTGAAAAGACCCGAATCATAAATTACATAACCAGAACGCAGGAACTCGGCGCTCATAATTTTGACAACAAGGAATCTCATTCATTTGGTCCATTAATTGTAAATGAATGGAACAACATGTTTTACAAGCATCTGGATCATCACCTCACTCAATTTGGTGTTTGA